The nucleotide window GAGCGCCTGTCTGTTGACTATGGCAAGAAGTCAAAGCTGGAGTTTGCCATCTATCCAGCACCTCAAGTCTCTACTGCTGTAGTTGAGCCCTACAACTCCATCCtgaccacccacaccaccctggaGCACTCTGATTGTGCCTTCATGGTTGACAATGAGGCCATCTATGACATCTGCCGTCGCAACCTTGACATTGAGCGACCCACCTACACCAACCTCAACCGGCTCATTGGCCAGATCGTGTCCTCCATCACCGCTTCTCTGAGGTTCGATGGGGCTCTGAACGTGGATCTGACAGAGTTCCAGACCAACCTGGTGCCATATCCAAGAATCCACTTCCCCCTGGTCACATATTCACCAATCATATCTGCTGAAAAGGCCTACCATGAGCAGCTGTCTGTTGCAGAGATTACTAGTGCCTGTTTTgagccagccaatcagatggTGAAGTGTGATCCCCGTCATGGCAAGTACATGGCCTGCTGTATGCTGTACCGTGGTGATGTCGTACCCAAAGATGTGAATGCGGCCATTGCCAACATCAAGACCAAACGCTCCATCCAGTTTGTGGACTGGTGCCCCACTGGGTTTAAGGTGAGGCAAGAGCATATGTAACACTGACTTCTTATAATGCACATGGATGGATTATGTGAACTTTGTTAGAAtgttcattatatatatattattattattattatatatttttttctcacatAATAAATGTACCTCTCTTTCCATCACCTCAATTTCATTACCAGGTTGGCATTAACTACCAGCCCCCAACAGTAGTTCCAGGAGGGGACTTGGCCAAGGTCCAGAGGGCTGTTTGCATGCTGAGCAACACCACAGCCATTGCTGAGGCCTGGGCCCGGCTAGACCATAAATTCGACCTGATGTATGCCAAGAGAGCCTTTGTGCATTGGTATGTGGGTGAAGGCATGGAAGAGGGAGAGTTCTCCGAGGCCAGAGAAGACCTTGCAGCTCTGGAGAAGGATTACGAAGAGGTTGGCACAGAGTCTGTGGAAgacgaggaggagggagaggaataTTGATTTCCTAGAAGCATGTGGTAGAAGTTGTGTGAAGTCGATCCGACACCAGTTGGGAGATTGAGTTGAGGGAGCTGGTCCTAGACAATCGCATGGCACCCTTACCTTGCCAGTGTCGGGCTGCAACACCTTGTCCTAGAAGGGAACTGCATCAGTCTTCTTTCCTAGTATGTGTGTCTCTTTTCCTGTCCTGCAATCAGTGGTGTCATTCCTCTTTACTTTTATGTTCCACTGTACTCATGCAGTTGCTGACTTTGCCAAAGCTGTTTCATTTATAACTATTTTTCTTGACTCGAGCACTGCAGGGTCCCTTCATGGATACGTTGCAGTTGACTGCAGCATTGTTTCTGAAtaaatttcattaaaaaattgttgtgtggtgtttcattatAGATTTaggactgtgatgcctctgCAGAAAGGTACTGCCTTCATGAACTGGAATAAAggctttatttgtatagctaTTAAAATGGGTTTCTTCAGAGTTAAGAAACATCCTTGAGTGTGTAACAAAAAGGTTCTGTTTGCCCTTCGTATTGCACTGCATTCAGTTCCCTGTTGCTGAAGTTATGTAACAGATAAGACAACTTCCTTATTAATCGTTTTAGTTATGCTACACTCCATGTGAGCCTTTGCTTCTTGGCTGATATGTATATTTTGGGATCACCTGAAGAAAATCGGGGTTTTATGAAATTTAAGATGCATGTTTACAGTATTTCTCATTCCAAGGTTATTGCTTTCTAGTTGCTTTGTAAGGTCCTTACCTTCATCTTTTTCCCAAGTGAATGGGACCCCTTTGTTGAATGAAATGAAAGCTGCTGTCAAGGAACCCCAGGCAAGAGTCCAAAAactttaataataatgtaataataatgtaCAAATATATTGTTAGATGGTGTCGTTCAGATGTGCTTAGTGTATTACCTATTATATTACTTTGCACACCTGACCTAGTCCTGTTTGTTTCATAACAGCCTATCTACAGGCTTAATAATAGTGAACCGGATGACTATTCTTGCAGCGACCGTATTTACTCACATTTCCATTCATTTTGAACACTTAGCATCTTCAGTGGTTCTTTTCATCATCGACAAAATAACTACAAACTTGTGACAAACAGTTGAGGTGATGAGATGCTACATTTAAGATGTGTTGCATAGCCATTCTACAGTCTACGCGTGTGAGATTGTATCACCCACAACAGTAATGGGGGGGGGTATAAAGGCGAGTTCGCTGCTCAGGCCTGTAAGTGCTGCAAAGTAAATGCTAGAAACACATTTTTTATGAGATTTAGTGCGGTTAGCCAAAACTAATGCACCAGGGAGAGGCTCGGTTTTTGTGATTGCTCAAGAGTCCAGACCAATTTTGCACCAAAGTGCGGATTACGTGTCTGAACTCCCTTTAAAATAAGGTAATGCATTATTTCCTGCGTATTATAATCCAATAAAGTCTAATACGGATAGAATTTATTAAGATCCTTCTCAAGTGACTGGtttatctttattattattattattataagaagaagaagaagaatttcAGTACCAGACCCTCCCAGTCCACTACATCCAATAAGGCATCCAATCAGCTGCTTCACATGGTCTATTTAAAGAACAAGTCCCGGTCATCGCGAGCTGTCACCTGAAGTATTCATCCGCGGAAGTAAATACTATTATGTAGTGTGAAAAAAGGTTGGAATAACCGAAGAAAACTAGATGGAACCTGCGATACTTGTTTAGCAATTGTAATGTTCTACCCTCGATGAGGTTAACTGATACAACTTACAATGAGCTAGAAAGACCTGAAAGTTCATATTATATGTTGCATTTGTTATGCATTATCTCTTTCTCGTTTCATCCGCATGTACCCGTTGTAAGATAAACGTCATGAAAACCTTTTGTAGCCTTCTACACAATTTTACTGCCCCTCCATctttgctgcagtgtgtgtgtctgtacatatacactgctcaaaaaaataaagggaacacttaaacaacacaatgtaactccaagtcatccacacttcgtgttcagataggaagcaacactgattgtgaatcaatttcaactgctcttgtgcaaatggaacagacaacaggtagaaatgagattaattaattgagatctaggatgtgttatttagtgtttcctttatttttttgagcagtatatatatatatatatatatatatatatatatatatgagagagagagattaatcaTTACTCAAAGCTTCCAGAGAAACATGAATTTTCAGAATTTCGGACACAAGTTCTTTATGGAAAAAGGAACTTGCAGTGTAATTAATTAGTGTGACCTATTTTTAAAAACACCATTTGGTTTGTAATACAAGGAAGTTTTTCAGTCTGCTCGCTACGAAAATGGCGTGTATAATTATATAAAGTTATCAGTGGTTTAAAATATGGTCAAATGGTGAGAGAAATTACTTGTTTTGCTATGTAAGGCAAAGACTTAGGCATGAAATGTCACGTGAACTTGATGGTGCACATCTGTTATAGATGTAAAGCACATTAACACGTGATACATTTATGACTGTACATATTGTACCTATAAATAATAGCATTCGTGGTTATTCCCATTCGTTAAGTAAACGGTTACATACTGGTTTGCGCGATTTTGCATGTTGACTTGGTGTCTATTTTTTTTGGCGGACGTAGTAACTGCCTAA belongs to Brachyhypopomus gauderio isolate BG-103 unplaced genomic scaffold, BGAUD_0.2 sc69, whole genome shotgun sequence and includes:
- the tuba5 gene encoding tubulin alpha 5 isoform X2; protein product: MRECISIHVGQAGVQIGNACWELYCLEHGIQPDGNMPSDKTIGGGDDSFNTFFSETGSGKHVPRAVFVDLEPAVIDEVRTGTYRQLFHPEQLISGKEDAANNYARGHYTVGKEIIDMVLERVRKLTDQCTGLQGFLIFHSFGGGTGSGFTSLLMERLSVDYGKKSKLEFAIYPAPQVSTAVVEPYNSILTTHTTLEHSDCAFMVDNEAIYDICRRNLDIERPTYTNLNRLIGQIVSSITASLRFDGALNVDLTEFQTNLVPYPRIHFPLVTYSPIISAEKAYHEQLSVAEITSACFEPANQMVKCDPRHGKYMACCMLYRGDVVPKDVNAAIANIKTKRSIQFVDWCPTGFKVGINYQPPTVVPGGDLAKVQRAVCMLSNTTAIAEAWARLDHKFDLMYAKRAFVHWYVGEGMEEGEFSEAREDLAALEKDYEEVGTESVEDEEEGEEY
- the tuba5 gene encoding tubulin alpha 5 isoform X1 — translated: MRECISIHIGQAGVQTGNACWELFCLEHGVGPDGVMQEVISLPNSRQDPFNTFFNTGSSGRHVPRAVFVDLEPTVVDEVRTGTYRQLFHPEQLISGKEDAANNYARGHYTVGKEIIDMVLERVRKLTDQCTGLQGFLIFHSFGGGTGSGFTSLLMERLSVDYGKKSKLEFAIYPAPQVSTAVVEPYNSILTTHTTLEHSDCAFMVDNEAIYDICRRNLDIERPTYTNLNRLIGQIVSSITASLRFDGALNVDLTEFQTNLVPYPRIHFPLVTYSPIISAEKAYHEQLSVAEITSACFEPANQMVKCDPRHGKYMACCMLYRGDVVPKDVNAAIANIKTKRSIQFVDWCPTGFKVGINYQPPTVVPGGDLAKVQRAVCMLSNTTAIAEAWARLDHKFDLMYAKRAFVHWYVGEGMEEGEFSEAREDLAALEKDYEEVGTESVEDEEEGEEY